The following nucleotide sequence is from Columba livia isolate bColLiv1 breed racing homer chromosome 13, bColLiv1.pat.W.v2, whole genome shotgun sequence.
AAGACAGATGAAATAAGGAAAAGATGTGTGAAAGCAGGACTATTTGCTAGAAGAAGACCTAAGATACACTGACAACAGGCCTGGGTTATATTTGAGTGTTCTaaaccagcaaaataaaaaaaggcctTGAACTAATTACATTGCTGGAGATAATCTGGGGCTCAAGAGCATGACTCAGGTTTATCAGCATAAACACAGGAAGTATTCTTCAAAGCACTTTATAGTCTAAGACCACAGCTGTCTGTCCTTGCtctcaagtgtctttttgctggAGCGAAGATCATGCTCTGCTTGTGGCGTCCCTTGTAGTCGCCAGCACTTTGCAGAACGCCTGTAGCAGCCTGAACATGGCCCACCGCCCTGCTGGCTGCACACGGGCTCctgcaggaacaggaggagTCGCAGGCAAGTCTGATCTGGCTGCTTCTTTTGGGCCCACCCTGAGGAGGTAAGAGCCTTTCATTTGCTGAGGGGCTTGTCTGTTTAATCCCCAACATACCTTTGGAATATTATGATTTTAGGAAGCATTATTCGAAGCTCTAGCCCAGGCTTTTACTGAGCATGCAAACAAATATCTATTCACAGTCTGTCTTCGTGGGACAAAGGCCCATAAGAAGTGCTACCTCGTATCGGAAGGCACCAAATATTTTCACGAAGCCAATGAAGACTGCATAGCCAAAGGAGGAACACTGGCTATCCCAAGGAATAACGATGAAACAAATGCTCTTCGAGATTATGGCAAGAAAAGCATACCTAGAGTGTCTGAGTTTTGGTTGGGTGTCAATGACCTGATAAACGAAGGGAAATTTGTTGATGTCAATGGCATGGCTCTGCAGTACTTCAACTGGGATCGCGCCCAACCAAATGGGGGGAAGCGGGAAAACTGTGTCTTCTTTTCTCAGTCATCACAAGGCAAGTGGGTGGATGAAGTCTGCCGTACTGCCAAAAGATACATTTGTGAATTTCTGATCCCATAACTATATGTACAAATGGCCGTGACCATGTTTTGGGTTATTAACATGCAGTGTTGCTTGTTAGTAAAACCTCCCACTCAAACAGCAGCAAGTTAAAAATATCCATCTTCTGCATTGTACTCAttcttttctgaaacagaagttctctctattaatttattttctgttcagatGCTAAAAATGTTTACTGAGTGCTCTTACTATGTCCAGAGATATATATTATGTTTTCACCTACATTGTGTCATATTTCAGCATGTTATTTCAACCTGATGTTCAGGTTGCTGGAATTTACCTCCTATTTCTGTACTTCATATCTCCATGGTAGGATAGTATTGAACTCAGAGCTCCAATGAGTTTACTCCAAGTTTACAGAGGATTGCTGTATGGTGACATGTGCCAATATAAGGTGTAGGGATCCTTACAGTTTAGTGTTTAAGAGGGACTCTGGGATTACGTGAGCTCCTGTGAAAAATGGCCACCATCCTTGTAGAGTTTAACAGGATGGATCTGTGACCGAGAGCTTTACCTATGGGTTGAGGAAgccaaatgaaacagaaatctgatgttaatttttaaactaCATGGAGCTAAAAATGATACATTGATAGAAAAAGGGGAAGTACCTCTTCTAAAACATCAGTTAGTCTAAGCATGTTTGCTTCTAAATGTCTCAATTGTGGTTAAATATTAGATGTCATTTGGAACGTTCCCATAGATGAAAGCAACCTGGGATCACACCTCCACCATGTAATGCCTTCACAAGATGTGCAAAAGCCGTCTCTCCTGCAGGATCGGAAAGGGGCTTTGATTTCAGACAGTAGCATTGCCCGAAGGCACGAGGACGGATCCCCTTTCTGAGCACAACCTCCCCGCCTGTTCCCCTCTCCACACAGCCGGCGGGACGCCTGACCCACAGCGAGGAGTGGGGCCAAGCCACGGCCACATGCAATTCTTCCCCATTTAACACACCTGacatttgaaaatgaagttaaatgtgctggttatttttttttttgcttttcttaaccTCCCAAGGAACCTTCATGTTATAAACTGCGGTTTCTCTCTTGTGTGAAggaattttgtttaaatatttaaatatattactGCTTGAAGACTAATTCCTACTTTTCCTCTTTTAGTTGTACATGATTTTCTCAAATTACGCAATAAATTTGCAATTACTGGTATTTAACTGTATTAGTATTTTTGACAGCTTACGCATCCAGCTGAACACCATCCTTTCCTAGGGCTTTGAGGGTTGAAAAGGGGTACTGTCCTTAggcatattatatatatatatatatacatatactgtgtgtatatatatatatatagtgtgtgtatatatatatatatacgcacacacacacaccttttaTTTACTAGTGTACCTACGTGCCACAGGCCAAAATTTCGATCCCTGCTTGCCCAAGTGCTGTATGAGATGCAACTCTTCAATGTATCACTGTCATGTGTTGTAATTTAAATTCCCAGCACTTAATGCATTGTAAAATAGGCCTGATTCAGAATCCTTTTACTTATCTCAAGTTAAAACAAAGAAGTAGTCCCCAGATATCtccaattttctttcaaaatctaCCAACTTTTACTGAAGTTGTGAAGCAATTCTCCTTTTACCTACTTTTCAAGGTGATTACAAGTCTGCATTTATTTCTCCTGGCTTTTTTGCCTCTGGCTTGTCTGAAACAGTTTGATATCTCAGCACATCCTTACAGCTGCAGTCAAATTGAAAATTCACCACAAACTCAAGACTTGTTCAGCCAAGAACTATCAAACTTTGATGAGTTTATAAACTTATACCCTATTCAATCTATTTAAGCCATGCCTATGAAGTTCTACACaggaattaaaaatgtttatagaTACTATTAGTGGACATTTATCATCCAGTGGATACAGATACCAGAGAAAGATAGAGCTACTCATTTAGTAGTGATTTGCTTCCCAAAGGCAAACCTCACCAAACAGAACTCAGTAATGAATTTGAAGGTTCCCAGCCAAATGCTaagtacagaaaaaacaaagggagATGTAAATAGGAAAATTGATGGAGGAAAACCAGGTGGATGGGAGGGGTGTGTTTGTGTGGAGGGGGAACTCCTCCAGAAAGGCCAACAATGGGAACAGGACAGACAGAAAAAGTAGAAAGGCAGCAAGGAGACAAACTCTCTTGTCAAATTAACTGCCACTAACTTTCCTCTCAATGACTGAATGTGCCTGTGTGAAGTGAGCTCAGAGTGAGGAAGAGTATCTGCTGCCTGGTGGgcctgctctgccctgctgctgcactAGTTCTTGTCCCCAgaccttctctctctcctgatGACATGGTATTGCCCATCTTTTCCATCCCAGCAGTTTAGGCTCCCTTCTCTACCCCAGTCTCCTGcaattagtttctgaaatcctctGAGGTCTCCCAGTGACATTTTCCCTTCAAATTCCAACTCTGGGTTCCTCATCTCTGCAAAGGTCACACTGAACTGTGCTGCAGGGACTCCTGCTCCCCAATGCATCACATTTAGCTGGCAAAAGGGATCCAAGAGCCAGGAGTTTTGCTCGTGATTCCTGAGACTGAACAGGCTGGATTAAAGTGTTTTCCCCGCTAAGCACTGCTGTGCTATTCTGCTCTGCAGATGGGCCCTGTATCGTGGAATGGGCAGTCAGTGATTTCCCGTTTGCACTGGACGCTCATCACAGTTCAGGTGGGAATTGCTGGGGCAACCGTGAATTCAACGGGGCCACACTGCAGCAACTTTCCTCTTCATTGCTGCAAAACCAACCACAGAAAAAGCTCCAACACTCACACCTAGTGGCATAAGAGGAGAATGCAGGATTTACAAAGTTTGAAGTGCCATTTGAAT
It contains:
- the CLEC3A gene encoding C-type lectin domain family 3 member A, giving the protein MAQTGLRIFLLISILLLDQTISQASKFKARKHSKRRVKEKDDLKTQIDKLWREVNALKEMQALQTVCLRGTKAHKKCYLVSEGTKYFHEANEDCIAKGGTLAIPRNNDETNALRDYGKKSIPRVSEFWLGVNDLINEGKFVDVNGMALQYFNWDRAQPNGGKRENCVFFSQSSQGKWVDEVCRTAKRYICEFLIP